Proteins encoded within one genomic window of Amycolatopsis nigrescens CSC17Ta-90:
- a CDS encoding histone-like nucleoid-structuring protein Lsr2: protein MVEKVMISLVDDLDGSEAEETVEFGLDGVSYQIDLSSDNAEELRDALAQYVEHARRAGGRKRTASRVASKVAARPATVDREQNQAIRAWARKNGFQVSDRGRIPSEVVDAYHKKN, encoded by the coding sequence ATGGTTGAGAAGGTTATGATCTCCCTGGTCGACGATCTCGACGGATCTGAGGCCGAGGAGACCGTCGAGTTCGGTTTGGACGGCGTCAGCTACCAGATCGATCTCTCCTCGGATAACGCCGAGGAATTGCGGGACGCGCTCGCCCAGTACGTGGAGCACGCGCGCCGCGCCGGCGGCCGCAAGCGGACCGCCAGCAGGGTGGCCAGCAAGGTCGCGGCCAGGCCGGCAACGGTGGACCGCGAGCAGAACCAGGCCATTCGCGCCTGGGCCCGCAAGAATGGTTTTCAGGTTTCCGACCGCGGGCGCATCCCGTCCGAGGTTGTCGACGCCTACCACAAGAAGAACTGA
- a CDS encoding helix-turn-helix domain-containing protein, giving the protein MSKHRIPQGIVDEPLAATKFTLDRYAPATELRPFVEYYWVLHWDLRGQPPHLQRILPNLSVHASFFAGESGVFGPARQSRSHLLRGRVQGLGVRFRPGCFRPFLAAPVSTIADSVLPLRDIFGTEAERALSVVSKATEDDEMVTEMDRLLCTNVPTLPTSAERAAQIVETVAADSAITTVARLAEAAGTTVRTLQRLFGEYVGVGPKWAIRVYRINEAAQRIGGAERIDYAALADELGYSDQAHFTRDFTAAVGTPPARYGNR; this is encoded by the coding sequence GTGTCCAAGCACCGGATACCCCAGGGAATCGTGGACGAGCCGCTGGCCGCCACGAAGTTCACGCTGGACCGTTATGCACCGGCAACCGAGCTGCGCCCGTTCGTGGAGTACTACTGGGTGCTGCACTGGGATCTGCGCGGACAGCCGCCCCACCTGCAACGGATACTGCCGAACCTTTCCGTGCACGCCAGTTTCTTCGCGGGCGAGTCCGGGGTGTTCGGGCCAGCCCGCCAAAGCCGGTCGCATCTGCTGCGCGGACGGGTGCAAGGCCTCGGTGTCCGATTCCGGCCCGGTTGTTTCCGGCCGTTCCTCGCCGCGCCGGTCTCCACCATCGCCGATAGCGTGCTCCCGCTCCGTGACATCTTCGGCACGGAAGCCGAGCGCGCCCTGTCTGTCGTATCGAAAGCCACCGAGGATGACGAAATGGTCACCGAGATGGACCGGCTGCTGTGCACGAATGTGCCAACGTTACCCACTTCGGCCGAACGGGCGGCCCAGATTGTCGAAACCGTTGCTGCGGATAGCGCAATTACCACGGTAGCCCGGTTGGCCGAGGCCGCCGGTACCACGGTGCGGACCTTGCAACGGCTGTTCGGCGAGTATGTGGGCGTCGGCCCCAAGTGGGCGATTCGGGTCTACCGGATCAACGAAGCGGCCCAGCGGATCGGCGGCGCGGAGCGGATCGACTACGCGGCACTGGCGGACGAACTCGGATACAGCGACCAGGCGCACTTCACCCGTGATTTCACCGCGGCCGTCGGCACCCCGCCTGCCAGGTACGGAAACCGCTGA
- a CDS encoding TIGR03086 family metal-binding protein, whose amino-acid sequence MSEMHTLLSTAAEPFERLLDSIGSDQLILPTPCAEYDVRALLNHLLYWGPWLAAAARRRPAPEVTGGERDTDLVTGDWRAALRAQTRDLTGAYAAPDAVAGSTRFGGTELPAAMVAAMVLGEFVLHGWDLAAATGRPWHCAPEVAERLFELTAAGAEQAREMKVYGPEVPVPPTASFLERALGVSGRDPAWASPR is encoded by the coding sequence ATGTCCGAAATGCATACCCTGCTGTCCACTGCCGCGGAGCCGTTCGAGCGGCTGCTGGACTCGATCGGGTCCGACCAGCTCATCTTGCCTACGCCCTGCGCCGAGTACGACGTTCGCGCGCTGCTCAACCATTTGCTCTATTGGGGGCCGTGGCTGGCCGCGGCGGCGCGGCGGCGGCCCGCTCCGGAGGTGACGGGCGGCGAACGCGACACCGATCTCGTCACCGGGGACTGGCGGGCGGCCCTGCGCGCACAGACCCGCGATCTCACCGGTGCCTACGCGGCTCCGGACGCGGTGGCCGGGAGCACCCGCTTCGGCGGCACCGAGCTGCCCGCGGCCATGGTCGCCGCCATGGTGCTCGGCGAGTTCGTGCTGCACGGCTGGGACCTGGCCGCCGCGACCGGGCGGCCGTGGCACTGCGCGCCGGAGGTGGCCGAGCGACTGTTCGAGCTCACCGCCGCGGGTGCGGAGCAGGCAAGGGAGATGAAGGTCTACGGGCCGGAGGTGCCGGTGCCGCCGACCGCGTCCTTCCTCGAGCGCGCGCTCGGCGTCTCCGGCCGGGACCCCGCCTGGGCCTCGCCCCGGTAG
- a CDS encoding (2Fe-2S)-binding protein translates to MHPSRTPRAVTGGLADSLLRVAGRQQRTELRVDLPGDQDWQLCADLLADPAGFDRWRKLLAGWLREQFGDAPERTTAGYVMSWYLHVPAYAGALLLHHERRVPALRPAELAFRLSSDRPHPDGIAVLGDRFYCLPSDPGSALPTATVVPDERALAAILRARYLAHAGRFVRAFAPRSPLGRRMLWAAATDALDNSLWWAGKQGGTAEAEGAGVADAALVLSTRHAPLTAASTLRLVEGRDGHREWTRRRESCCFSYVLPGETECETCPRICPKG, encoded by the coding sequence ATGCATCCATCGCGGACCCCTCGCGCCGTCACGGGCGGGCTGGCCGACTCCCTGCTCAGGGTCGCCGGACGGCAACAGCGGACCGAGCTCAGGGTCGACCTGCCCGGCGACCAGGACTGGCAGCTCTGCGCCGACCTGCTGGCCGATCCCGCCGGTTTCGACCGCTGGCGCAAGCTGCTCGCCGGCTGGCTGCGGGAGCAGTTCGGCGACGCGCCGGAGCGGACCACCGCCGGTTACGTGATGTCCTGGTACCTGCACGTACCGGCCTACGCCGGCGCGCTGCTGCTGCACCACGAGCGCCGGGTGCCCGCGCTGCGGCCCGCCGAGCTGGCGTTCCGGCTGTCCTCCGACCGGCCGCACCCGGACGGGATCGCGGTGCTCGGCGACCGGTTCTACTGCCTGCCGTCGGACCCCGGCTCGGCGCTGCCCACCGCGACCGTGGTGCCCGACGAGCGGGCGCTGGCCGCGATCCTGCGAGCCCGCTACCTCGCGCACGCCGGCCGGTTCGTCCGCGCCTTCGCGCCGCGCAGCCCGCTCGGCAGGCGGATGCTCTGGGCCGCGGCCACCGATGCGCTGGACAACTCGCTGTGGTGGGCCGGCAAGCAGGGCGGCACCGCCGAGGCCGAAGGCGCCGGGGTGGCCGACGCGGCGCTGGTGCTCTCCACCAGGCACGCGCCGCTGACCGCGGCGTCCACCCTGCGCCTGGTGGAGGGCCGGGACGGCCACCGGGAGTGGACCCGCCGCCGGGAGAGCTGCTGCTTCTCCTACGTACTGCCGGGCGAGACCGAATGCGAAACCTGCCCTCGGATCTGCCCGAAGGGGTGA